The Fulvivirga maritima genome segment CTTTATATTTGATATAGACTAACTCATGAAAAATGGACGATAACAAATCAAAAAAGCCTGTTTACACGCTGCCAACCAATAAGGAAAAATATGCCTTGCTTAAGGAGAAGGAAAAGGAATCTCTCTTAGGTGGAGGCGAAGAAAGAATTCAGACTCAGCATGATAAAGGAAAGCTCACAGCCAGGGAAAGGGTTCACCTGCTGTTAGATGAAGGCTCTTTTGAAGAGATTGGCCAGTTTGTGATGCATCGCTGTAAAGACTTTGGTTTGGATAAACAGTACTACCCTGGTGATGGTGTTATTACCGGCTATGGTACGGTCAATGACCGATTAGTATATGTGTTTTCTCAGGATTTTACCGTCTTTGGTGGCTCCCTTTCAGAAACTCATGCCGAAAAGATTGTGAAAATTATGGATCTGGCTATGCAGAATGGCGCGCCTTTAATAGGTTTAAATGATTCAGGTGGAGCCAGAATTCAGGAAGGAGTAGTCTCACTAGGAGGTTATGCTGATATTTTTTATAGAAATACGCTGGCCTCAGGGGTTATACCTCAGATTTCAGCTATTATGGGGCCATGCGCAGGTGGTGCAGTATATTCACCAGCCATAACTGATTTCATTTTTATGGTAGAAAATACTTCCTACATGTTTGTTACCGGGCCTAATGTGGTAAAGACAGTTACGCAAGAGAATGTTACTGCTGAGGAGCTGGGAGGCGCCAGTGCTCATAGTACAAAAAGTGGTGTAACCCATTTTTCCTGTGCTAATGAAGCGGTTTGCATTAATGATATAAAGAAGTTGTTATCATACGTGCCTCAAAACTGTGAGGAAGATGCGCCTATTTATCCTTATGAAGTGAAGGAAGACGAAACAGTGGCTAAGCTTAATGATATCATCCCTGATAATCCTAATCAGCCTTATGATATGAAGGAAGTGATTAATAGCATAGTGGATCCTGATAGCTTTTTGGAGGTGCATAAGAATTTCGCAGAAAATATAGTGGTAGGCATGGCCTTAATAGGCGGGAGAAGTGTCGGAGTTATAGGTAATCAGCCGGCGTCATTAGCTGGCGTGTTGGATATAGATGCCAGTACTAAGGGAGCTCGTTTTGTGAGATTCTGCGATTGTTTCAATATACCCTTGTTGGTGCTGGAAGATGTTCCTGGTTTTTTGCCTGGCACAGATCAGGAGTGGAATGGCATTATTACTAATGGAGCCAAGCTTTTATTCGCTTTTAGCGAAGCCACTGTACCTAGAATCACCGTTATCACCAGAAAGGCCTATGGTGGTGCATATGATGTAATGAACTCTAAACATATTGGAGCTGATATGAACTATGCCTGGCCAATGGCAGAAATTGCGGTTATGGGAGCTAAAGGTGCCGCCGAGATTATATTTAGAAGAGAAATAGCTACAGCGGAAGATCCGGAAGCCAAGCTGCAGGAAAAGATAGATGAATATACTGGTAAGTTTGCTAATCCTTATCGTGCGGCTCACCGCGGATATATTGATGAGGTGATCTTGCCCGCTGATACCAGATCTAAACTCATTAAAGCCTTTAAAATGTTAGAAAATAAAGTGGCTACGTTACCCAGGAAAAAACACGGTAATATACCTTTGTAAATGAAGAAAGTAGCTATAATTACCGGAGCTAGTGAAGGAATAGGACGTGCCTGTGCCTTGGCATTACACCCTGAATATGAGCTAGCACTTATGGCCAGGTCTGAAAAAGTAATGGTTCTGGCAGAAGAGCTGGGAGCATTAGGAGTACAGGGATCAGTGACTGAAAAAAATGATATCAAAAAACTGGTTAACCTTACCATGGGCAAATTTGGGAGAATTGATGCGGTGGTAAATAATACCGGACATCCCGCCAGCGGCCCATTGCTGGAAATATCAGAAGAAGAGTGGCATCATGGACTAAATCTGGTTTTGTTAAATGTCGCAAAAATAGCAGCTTTGGTTACGCCCATCATGAAGAGGCAGGGATCAGGAGCTTTTGTGAATATATCAACATTTGCTGCCACTGAGCCATCAGCAGAATTTCCAGTTTCTTCAGTTTTAAGGGCAGGATTAGCTAATTATGCTAAACTTTATGCTGATGAATTTGCTGTTAATAATATAAGAATGAATAACGTATTGCCTGGTTATATTAACAGCTTTAAAGCTGCCGATGAAATAGTAAATAAAATACCATTAAAACGGCAAGGGCAGATAGAAGAAGTTGCTCAAACAGTAAAGTTTTTACTTTCAGACGCTGCTGCTTATATCACCGGGCAAAATATAAAAGTAGATGGAGGCCTTACAAGGTCTGTTATATAAATAAAACAAAGAATGGATAAGAAGAGTAAATCATTTTTAGAGAAGTATTTAAATAATGCTTCACCTACTGGTTTTGAATCATCAGGTCAGGAATTATGGTTAGAATACATTAAACCTTATATCGATGAGTACTTTACAGATACTTATGGTTCTGTAGTGGGGGTAATTAATCCCTCAGCTAAATATAAGGTAGTGATAGAAGCGCATGCAGACGAAATTTCATGGTTTGTTAATTATATTAATGAAGAAGGATATATCTATGTGCAGAGAAATGGAGGTTCAGATCATCAGATTGCACCTTCCAAAAGGGTAAATATCCACACTGATAATGGCATAGTAAAAGGTATTTTTGGTTGGCCTGCCATACATGTTAGAAATAGAGAAAACGAGGAAAAACCTACTTTGAAAAATATTATAGTTGATATTGGCTGTAATAGTAAAGAAGAGGTAGAAAAGCTCGGAGTTCATGTAGGTAGCGTTATGACTTTTGATGATGAACTGATGGAGCTGGGTAATGACTTTTTGGTGGGCAGAGCGCTAGATAACCGCATGGGTGGTTACATGATAGCTGAAGTGGCCAGAAGGCTTAAAGAAGATGGAAAAGAGCTTCCTTTTGGTTTGTACATTGTTAACGCGGTGCAAGAAGAGGTAGGCTTACGAGGTGCACAAATGATAGCTGAAAGAATAAAACCTAACTTAGCTATTGTTACGGATGTTTGTCATGAAACTACATCTCCACTATATGATCGTATAAAAAGTGGTTTACAAAAGGCTGGAGAAGGTCCGGTGTTAACTTATGGGCCAGCTGTGCATAATAATGTGTTAAAGTTAATTATTGATACAGCGGAGAAAAATGAGATTCCTTTCCAAAGGGCAGCTGCATCTCGAGCTACTGGTACAGATACGGATGCTTTCGCTTATTCTAACGAAGGAGTAGCCTCTGCATTAATATCACTGCCGTTAAAATATATGCACACTACAGTGGAAACAGTTCATAAAAATGATGTAGAAAATGTAATCCAACTCATATACCAATTTCTATTAAATATTGAAGATGGTCATGATTTTAGATACATAAAATAAAAAATATTACGTCCCAATTAGAGAAGAAAAATCTCTAATTGGGATTATTTCAAAATTCCCCTCCTATAAAAAGTCCGTTTATTAGTAGTTAGAAGCGTTTTCATGATTGGCATTGGCTTTGGTTACTTGGTTAGAGTCCAACTAGTAAAGAATTATGAAAGTATTGAAATCTACAACTTTGTTGACAGCATTTATGCTGGTAGCGTTCTTCGGAACAACTCGTGCACAAGGACGGCCAATTCATGAGATCCACTCGATGATGATCTATAACTTCATCAAGTACATCCAATGGCCAAGTTCAGATCAGTCTCAAAATTTTGTTATTGCTGTAATTGGTGATGATGAGGTGTACAACACGTTGAATACGTGGTATGGTGGTAAATTACGTGGAAACAAGAAATTCGTCGTAAAGAAATTTAATAGCCCTTCAGAAATATCATCTTGTCATATCTTATATGTTGCAAAAGGAAGCAGCAAAGACTTTGACGAA includes the following:
- a CDS encoding acyl-CoA carboxylase subunit beta; its protein translation is MDDNKSKKPVYTLPTNKEKYALLKEKEKESLLGGGEERIQTQHDKGKLTARERVHLLLDEGSFEEIGQFVMHRCKDFGLDKQYYPGDGVITGYGTVNDRLVYVFSQDFTVFGGSLSETHAEKIVKIMDLAMQNGAPLIGLNDSGGARIQEGVVSLGGYADIFYRNTLASGVIPQISAIMGPCAGGAVYSPAITDFIFMVENTSYMFVTGPNVVKTVTQENVTAEELGGASAHSTKSGVTHFSCANEAVCINDIKKLLSYVPQNCEEDAPIYPYEVKEDETVAKLNDIIPDNPNQPYDMKEVINSIVDPDSFLEVHKNFAENIVVGMALIGGRSVGVIGNQPASLAGVLDIDASTKGARFVRFCDCFNIPLLVLEDVPGFLPGTDQEWNGIITNGAKLLFAFSEATVPRITVITRKAYGGAYDVMNSKHIGADMNYAWPMAEIAVMGAKGAAEIIFRREIATAEDPEAKLQEKIDEYTGKFANPYRAAHRGYIDEVILPADTRSKLIKAFKMLENKVATLPRKKHGNIPL
- a CDS encoding SDR family oxidoreductase, whose protein sequence is MKKVAIITGASEGIGRACALALHPEYELALMARSEKVMVLAEELGALGVQGSVTEKNDIKKLVNLTMGKFGRIDAVVNNTGHPASGPLLEISEEEWHHGLNLVLLNVAKIAALVTPIMKRQGSGAFVNISTFAATEPSAEFPVSSVLRAGLANYAKLYADEFAVNNIRMNNVLPGYINSFKAADEIVNKIPLKRQGQIEEVAQTVKFLLSDAAAYITGQNIKVDGGLTRSVI
- a CDS encoding M42 family metallopeptidase; translation: MDKKSKSFLEKYLNNASPTGFESSGQELWLEYIKPYIDEYFTDTYGSVVGVINPSAKYKVVIEAHADEISWFVNYINEEGYIYVQRNGGSDHQIAPSKRVNIHTDNGIVKGIFGWPAIHVRNRENEEKPTLKNIIVDIGCNSKEEVEKLGVHVGSVMTFDDELMELGNDFLVGRALDNRMGGYMIAEVARRLKEDGKELPFGLYIVNAVQEEVGLRGAQMIAERIKPNLAIVTDVCHETTSPLYDRIKSGLQKAGEGPVLTYGPAVHNNVLKLIIDTAEKNEIPFQRAAASRATGTDTDAFAYSNEGVASALISLPLKYMHTTVETVHKNDVENVIQLIYQFLLNIEDGHDFRYIK
- a CDS encoding YfiR family protein; the encoded protein is MKVLKSTTLLTAFMLVAFFGTTRAQGRPIHEIHSMMIYNFIKYIQWPSSDQSQNFVIAVIGDDEVYNTLNTWYGGKLRGNKKFVVKKFNSPSEISSCHILYVAKGSSKDFDEIKGKLANSSTLIITDKPGLGQKGSGINFRTVNNKLAFELNQKVMEQSQLKVSGQLSSMAILI